The proteins below are encoded in one region of Syntrophorhabdaceae bacterium:
- a CDS encoding bifunctional precorrin-2 dehydrogenase/sirohydrochlorin ferrochelatase, translating into MKNIEGNSQISRSSDRLYYPIFLDIKDKLCLVLGGGEVAERKVLMLLKFGAIAQVISPNVTKRLSRLAETGKIKIIKRDYNHGDLKDAAIVFAATDNRDINSRIKKEADELGIPVNVVDDPELCSFIVPSIVKKGPIIIAISTSGLLPMFSKRLKRQLDGIITEDYLKYVKLIGGFRKMLIKEVKDPKLRKKIMKEIGSYPPDEITKMNLKDIKKRFLRLNTDE; encoded by the coding sequence ATGAAGAATATAGAGGGGAATTCTCAGATTTCCAGATCATCAGATAGGCTCTACTATCCTATTTTTTTAGATATTAAAGATAAACTTTGCCTTGTCTTAGGTGGTGGAGAGGTGGCAGAGAGAAAGGTCCTGATGCTTTTAAAATTCGGTGCCATTGCCCAGGTTATAAGCCCTAACGTGACAAAACGCCTCTCCAGGCTTGCAGAAACAGGAAAGATTAAGATTATAAAAAGAGATTATAACCACGGAGATTTAAAGGATGCAGCCATTGTATTTGCTGCCACAGACAATAGGGATATAAACAGTAGGATAAAAAAAGAGGCAGACGAATTGGGGATACCTGTAAATGTAGTGGATGACCCTGAACTATGCAGTTTTATTGTGCCTTCTATTGTGAAAAAAGGACCCATCATAATTGCCATATCTACCTCTGGACTTTTACCCATGTTTTCCAAGAGATTAAAAAGACAATTGGATGGCATTATAACAGAAGACTACTTGAAATATGTGAAGCTAATAGGCGGCTTCAGAAAGATGTTGATTAAGGAGGTAAAGGACCCAAAATTGAGAAAAAAGATAATGAAAGAGATAGGCAGTTACCCACCAGATGAGATAACTAAAATGAACTTGAAAGATATCAAAAAGAGGTTCCTCAGATTAAATACCGATGAATAG
- a CDS encoding HU family DNA-binding protein, whose product MTKAELITQMAEKSGLTKAAVTKALEAFLESVKKAMEKGDKVTLVGFGTFSVSKRKARKGRNPRTGKEINIAAKNVPKFTPGKALKDAV is encoded by the coding sequence ATGACAAAGGCAGAATTAATTACTCAGATGGCAGAAAAATCAGGTTTGACAAAGGCAGCAGTTACAAAGGCATTGGAAGCTTTTTTAGAGAGCGTGAAAAAAGCTATGGAAAAAGGCGATAAGGTTACCCTTGTAGGTTTTGGAACATTTTCTGTGTCCAAAAGAAAGGCAAGAAAGGGAAGGAACCCAAGGACAGGAAAGGAGATCAACATTGCTGCCAAAAATGTCCCAAAATTTACACCTGGTAAGGCCTTAAAGGATGCTGTTTAA
- the hemA gene encoding glutamyl-tRNA reductase codes for MHIIVFGLNHNTAPVEIRERFYISEDRMGEFLKQLRSEGLGEIVVLSTCNRTEVYIASEDAASALDKLKNAITSILQIKSELIERYTYRMEDEEAYRHIFQVASGLDSMVIGEPQILGQVKDAYRAATFMGTTGFYLNRLFHRTFYVAKKVRTETKIGYNPVSISSMAVELSRRIFGDLKNKKILVIGAGEMCEIAIKYFKKDGLKDIYVTNRTFEKAEKLSRDIAGIPYPFHEIPELLTRVDMILTSTGSETYIIKKEDIYGVMKKRKNKPIFFIDIAVPRDIDPAINDMENVYVYNIDDLKELSHKYLENRLKESEHASIIIDEEVEKFSQWLKQLEVHPIITHIIEQAEDIRCKEVDKVLNKMKNIDEEVAKNIDMLTRSIVNKLIHPHIRLIKQEGNPIVLDIMKNIFNYEEDENKMENRDER; via the coding sequence ATGCATATAATTGTTTTTGGTCTCAATCACAATACAGCCCCGGTGGAAATAAGGGAAAGATTTTATATATCCGAAGATAGAATGGGCGAATTTCTTAAACAGCTTAGGTCAGAAGGCCTGGGAGAGATTGTTGTCCTATCCACATGCAATAGAACAGAGGTATATATAGCCTCAGAAGATGCAGCAAGTGCCTTAGACAAATTAAAAAATGCCATAACATCCATCCTACAGATAAAAAGCGAATTGATTGAAAGATACACATATAGGATGGAAGATGAAGAGGCATACAGACACATTTTTCAGGTAGCTTCAGGTCTCGATTCCATGGTTATAGGTGAGCCACAGATACTCGGTCAGGTAAAGGATGCATATAGGGCAGCTACTTTTATGGGGACAACAGGATTCTACCTCAACAGGCTTTTCCACCGAACATTCTATGTAGCAAAGAAGGTCAGGACTGAGACAAAGATAGGATATAATCCAGTATCCATAAGTTCCATGGCTGTTGAGCTTTCCAGAAGAATCTTTGGTGATCTGAAAAACAAAAAGATACTCGTCATAGGTGCGGGCGAGATGTGTGAGATTGCCATCAAATATTTTAAAAAGGATGGGCTCAAGGATATATATGTCACGAACAGGACCTTTGAGAAGGCAGAAAAACTCTCAAGGGATATCGCCGGCATCCCATATCCTTTTCATGAGATACCAGAGCTCTTGACAAGAGTAGATATGATCCTTACATCTACAGGTTCTGAGACATATATCATAAAAAAGGAAGATATATATGGTGTCATGAAAAAAAGAAAGAATAAACCCATCTTCTTTATTGATATAGCGGTTCCAAGAGATATAGACCCTGCCATCAATGATATGGAGAATGTATATGTTTATAATATAGATGACCTAAAAGAACTCTCTCATAAATATCTGGAAAATAGACTCAAAGAATCGGAACACGCTTCTATTATTATAGATGAAGAGGTTGAAAAATTTAGCCAATGGTTAAAACAGCTTGAGGTTCATCCTATTATCACCCACATAATAGAACAGGCAGAGGATATAAGATGTAAGGAAGTGGATAAAGTTTTAAATAAGATGAAAAATATAGATGAAGAAGTGGCAAAAAATATTGATATGCTCACCAGGTCCATAGTAAATAAGCTTATTCATCCCCATATAAGGCTTATTAAACAAGAAGGAAACCCCATTGTCCTGGATATTATGAAAAATATTTTTAATTATGAAGAAGATGAAAACAAGATGGAGAATAGGGACGAGAGGTAG
- a CDS encoding ABC transporter ATP-binding protein — translation MAEPVLKVSDIKKSFKKNGREISVIKGISLDVMEGDFITIMGPSGAGKSTFLHILGTLDKPTEGEIHFRGQDIHKYTEEQASIFRNEKIGFVFQFYHLLQDFNVIENIIMPLLIKRVRIKDAIEKAERFLEIMGLADRRNHKPGELSGGEQQRVAIARALVNEPEIILADEPTGNLDRKTGKEVLGYIFEIYEKLSSILILVTHDPELGSAGKRRFNMIDGELFEI, via the coding sequence ATGGCTGAGCCGGTTTTGAAGGTATCTGACATAAAAAAGAGTTTTAAAAAAAATGGTAGAGAGATAAGCGTTATAAAAGGCATAAGCCTTGATGTAATGGAAGGTGATTTTATTACCATCATGGGGCCATCTGGTGCCGGTAAGAGCACGTTTCTCCATATACTGGGGACATTGGATAAGCCTACAGAAGGTGAAATACATTTTAGGGGCCAAGACATCCACAAGTATACAGAGGAACAGGCAAGTATCTTCAGAAATGAGAAGATAGGGTTTGTATTTCAATTCTATCATCTTCTTCAGGATTTTAATGTTATAGAGAATATTATCATGCCCCTTTTAATAAAGAGGGTGAGGATAAAAGATGCCATAGAAAAGGCAGAGAGATTTCTGGAGATAATGGGTCTTGCAGACAGGAGAAATCATAAGCCTGGAGAACTATCTGGTGGTGAGCAGCAGAGGGTTGCCATAGCAAGGGCGCTGGTGAATGAACCTGAGATAATACTGGCAGATGAGCCTACAGGCAACTTAGATAGAAAGACAGGAAAGGAGGTGCTTGGATATATATTTGAAATATACGAAAAACTATCATCTATACTCATACTTGTTACCCATGACCCTGAGCTGGGTTCAGCCGGAAAGAGGAGATTTAATATGATAGATGGTGAACTTTTTGAAATATAG
- a CDS encoding lipoprotein-releasing ABC transporter permease subunit — translation MNVMNYETIIGLRYLRSKRKDAFISFTTWISIIGIAIGVMALIVVIAVMTGFQNEIRERILGINPHILVLNLHGEIKDPERIVSDIKKFREVTHAFPFVTFQAMLQSGRQLSGVIVKGVQPEDMVFMNRLIKEGSIESLKEQGSILIGKELAKHMGLFKGDFMLLMVPFAGVSPMGAVPETVRARVGGIFETGMYEIDNTLVVMSLKDVENLLGIKATGIEVKIKDVYKADTIRREIGRELGHGYFTRTWIEMNKNLFSALKLEKIAMFIILALIIFVASFNIISSLVMTVMEKKKDIAILKAMGAKKKSIMKIFMIEGITIGILGALIGSFSGYTICEIIRRYKIIKLPEDIYYISTLPVKISFFDVFLVASITTVICVLSTIYPSFKGSKIDPVETLRYE, via the coding sequence ATGAATGTTATGAATTATGAGACCATTATAGGGCTTAGGTATCTCCGCTCTAAAAGAAAGGATGCCTTTATATCCTTTACCACCTGGATATCCATTATAGGTATTGCCATTGGTGTAATGGCGCTTATAGTTGTTATTGCCGTTATGACTGGATTCCAGAATGAGATAAGGGAAAGGATCCTTGGAATAAATCCCCATATACTTGTTTTAAACCTTCATGGAGAGATAAAGGACCCTGAAAGGATTGTATCAGATATAAAAAAATTTAGGGAGGTGACCCATGCGTTTCCCTTTGTTACCTTTCAGGCAATGCTCCAGAGTGGTAGACAACTTTCAGGTGTGATAGTCAAAGGTGTTCAGCCAGAAGATATGGTATTCATGAATAGACTCATAAAGGAAGGCAGTATAGAATCCCTAAAGGAACAGGGTAGTATATTAATAGGCAAGGAATTGGCAAAACATATGGGCCTTTTCAAGGGCGATTTTATGTTGTTGATGGTGCCTTTTGCCGGCGTATCTCCCATGGGAGCCGTGCCTGAGACAGTAAGGGCAAGGGTTGGAGGTATTTTTGAGACAGGTATGTATGAGATAGACAATACACTTGTGGTTATGTCTCTTAAAGATGTGGAAAATCTTCTGGGTATCAAGGCAACAGGCATAGAGGTAAAGATAAAGGACGTCTACAAGGCAGATACTATTAGAAGGGAGATTGGTAGAGAATTGGGTCATGGTTATTTTACAAGGACATGGATAGAGATGAACAAAAATCTTTTCTCTGCCCTAAAGCTTGAAAAGATAGCCATGTTTATCATCCTTGCCCTCATAATTTTTGTAGCAAGTTTCAATATTATAAGCTCCCTTGTCATGACCGTCATGGAGAAGAAAAAGGATATTGCCATACTCAAGGCAATGGGAGCAAAGAAAAAGAGCATAATGAAGATCTTCATGATAGAGGGTATAACTATTGGTATACTTGGTGCCCTTATAGGGTCTTTCAGTGGTTATACCATATGTGAGATTATAAGGAGATATAAGATTATAAAGCTTCCTGAGGATATATACTATATAAGCACACTTCCTGTTAAGATAAGTTTTTTTGATGTGTTTCTTGTGGCATCTATAACAACGGTCATATGTGTGCTTTCCACTATATATCCATCATTTAAGGGATCAAAAATAGACCCTGTAGAGACGCTGAGGTATGAATAG
- the hemC gene encoding hydroxymethylbilane synthase, whose amino-acid sequence MKKMKTRWRIGTRGSRLAIKQTEIVVEKLKQIYPHLDFQIMTIKTKGDTIWDRPLHLIGGKGLFVKEIEEALVNDEIDMAVHSAKDLPTELAKGLVLGAVLEREDPRDAFVSDNWNNLNELKQGARIGTSSLRRKAQLLNLKRDLNIVDLRGNVDTRIRKMGEKDLDGIILAFAGVKRMGLHARIKEIIPVDIMVPAAGQGAIGIETKNKEEVLEFLMPLNHEESLKEIEIERTIQTKIGGGCHVPLGINASLSENELIVHIVLGEENGKILFKERYTGNIDKADEIIETLIKKLPPIKGATLPER is encoded by the coding sequence ATGAAGAAGATGAAAACAAGATGGAGAATAGGGACGAGAGGTAGTAGACTCGCCATAAAACAAACAGAGATAGTTGTGGAAAAACTCAAACAAATCTATCCCCATTTAGATTTTCAAATAATGACCATAAAGACAAAGGGCGATACCATATGGGACAGGCCTCTTCATCTAATTGGGGGTAAAGGGCTTTTTGTAAAAGAGATAGAGGAGGCACTTGTAAATGATGAGATAGATATGGCTGTTCATAGCGCAAAAGACTTGCCAACAGAGCTTGCAAAAGGCCTTGTTTTGGGTGCAGTTTTAGAAAGGGAAGACCCGAGGGATGCATTCGTCTCTGATAACTGGAATAACCTCAATGAATTAAAACAAGGGGCGAGGATAGGAACGAGTAGCCTCAGGAGAAAAGCTCAACTGCTAAATCTTAAAAGGGATCTAAATATTGTAGACTTAAGGGGAAATGTGGATACAAGGATCAGAAAGATGGGGGAAAAAGATTTAGATGGTATTATCCTTGCCTTTGCAGGCGTTAAAAGAATGGGTCTCCATGCCAGAATTAAAGAGATAATCCCGGTGGATATTATGGTCCCTGCAGCAGGCCAGGGCGCCATAGGTATAGAAACAAAAAACAAAGAAGAGGTGCTTGAATTTTTAATGCCTTTAAATCATGAGGAAAGCCTTAAGGAGATAGAAATAGAAAGAACTATTCAAACAAAAATCGGAGGGGGTTGTCATGTCCCTCTTGGCATAAACGCATCTCTATCTGAAAATGAACTTATTGTTCATATAGTTTTAGGTGAGGAAAATGGCAAAATTTTATTTAAAGAAAGATATACGGGAAACATTGACAAAGCAGATGAGATAATCGAAACACTTATAAAAAAATTGCCCCCTATTAAGGGGGCAACCTTGCCAGAAAGATAG
- the yccX gene encoding acylphosphatase → MKRVHIFVSGIVQGVFFRYTTSIKAKQLGLTGWVRNLRDGRVEMVCEGKEDTVNEMVAWSKKGPEGAFVEKIDVQHEEYRGEFSDFQIIR, encoded by the coding sequence ATGAAAAGGGTTCATATCTTTGTAAGCGGGATTGTTCAAGGCGTGTTTTTCAGATACACTACATCTATAAAGGCAAAACAATTAGGTCTTACAGGATGGGTAAGGAATCTTAGGGATGGCAGGGTAGAGATGGTATGCGAAGGCAAAGAAGATACCGTAAATGAAATGGTTGCCTGGAGCAAAAAAGGTCCTGAAGGCGCTTTTGTGGAGAAGATAGACGTCCAGCATGAAGAATATAGAGGGGAATTCTCAGATTTCCAGATCATCAGATAG
- the ccsB gene encoding c-type cytochrome biogenesis protein CcsB, giving the protein MNRFFFYCALVSYLISTGFYLIYLIKNKDYYEKAGHYLFIVGFFAHLVTTVIRYLEAGYTPITNLYESLSFFSLCIAGFFLYLKGVYKTGIIGAIILPVISIILIWASTFPWEIKPLPPVLNSYWLPIHTIFCFAGNGIFLISFFVSILYLILEYGIKRKKIPSVLKRLPSLEVLDTINYRCISYGFPFLTVGIITGSLWASIAWGSYWSWDPKETWSLITWIFYAIILHNRLAMGWRGKKTAYMMIIGFFSILFTFLGVNFLIGGLHSYV; this is encoded by the coding sequence ATGAATAGATTTTTTTTCTATTGCGCTTTAGTATCATATCTTATTTCAACAGGATTCTATCTCATATATCTCATAAAAAACAAAGACTATTATGAAAAAGCTGGGCACTATCTCTTTATAGTAGGCTTTTTTGCCCATCTTGTGACAACTGTAATAAGGTATCTTGAGGCAGGATATACGCCTATTACAAATTTATATGAATCTCTATCGTTTTTTTCACTCTGTATTGCTGGATTTTTTCTATATCTAAAAGGTGTTTATAAGACAGGCATCATTGGTGCCATTATACTCCCTGTCATATCCATCATCCTCATATGGGCATCCACATTTCCATGGGAAATAAAGCCATTACCTCCAGTATTAAATAGTTACTGGCTTCCAATACATACAATTTTTTGCTTTGCAGGCAATGGAATATTCCTTATAAGTTTTTTTGTCTCCATCTTATATCTCATTCTTGAATATGGTATTAAAAGAAAAAAAATACCTTCTGTTTTAAAGAGACTGCCTTCCCTTGAAGTCCTTGATACTATCAATTACAGATGCATATCCTATGGATTCCCTTTTCTAACCGTAGGAATAATAACAGGTTCATTATGGGCAAGCATAGCATGGGGTTCTTATTGGAGCTGGGATCCGAAAGAGACATGGTCATTAATAACTTGGATCTTTTACGCCATTATACTCCACAATAGACTTGCCATGGGATGGAGGGGTAAGAAAACAGCATATATGATGATAATAGGTTTTTTTTCCATACTTTTCACCTTTCTTGGCGTTAATTTTCTTATAGGTGGGCTTCATTCTTATGTTTGA